Part of the Amphiura filiformis chromosome 9, Afil_fr2py, whole genome shotgun sequence genome is shown below.
gacatcgaaaaagtacgcaatccaattcccgttcaaacgcgtgagaaactgaaagtgcataatcccgactagtaCTGCCATCATCAAACACAGATGCAAGACCTCTAGACGGCACCCCTTGAGCTCGCAACCACATAATTACATTCGTACCAATACCTTTATTGGAACCATTATTTATGTACATACTCTCGTATAATTTGCTTGGATGCAATTATAGTATGTATTAGTGGCCTTTACGCGACTCATTGAAATCAAACCCGATTATTCGGGAGGTGGTATAGATTGAAAACCACGTCTTTCCTCGTTGGATGTTAATGATCAAGTGACCCACCCAGTCATCCACGCGCTATCATTCAGCGGGATTCGAAACCTCGGCCTTTCCCGTACAAAACTAAACAATTGGTATTCGCATCCGAACATCTACTTTTTATTGTTCTGAAGTTTTTCCGATCGCCGTTTCGTTGCTCCAATTTCGCTTTTGACTGAACACGGTCAATAGGCATTGAATCTATACAACTCTTGGACGCATAGCACAAATTATTTAATGGCTAAATATTTTCACGAAACTCAAATCTGACGTGACAATTAACTTCCCCCTTAAGATAAATGTATGTAATACATTTAATCACCATTTAGGAAGATTGAGTCAGTTCCTCATTTTATATACGCGATTTTGCCTTGCGCCAcgcacaaaattttattttttttttttaaatttgcttaCGCTTCAACCTAATTGAAGTACTAAACAATCCTATAAATTCATAATTTACTAGTTTTGTGGCCTACatttaatcattttaatcattttatataCGCGATTTTGCCTTGCGCCAcgcacaaaattttattttattttgtcaaaatttgcttACGCTTCAACCCTATAATTGAAGTACTAAACAATCCTATAAATTCATAATTTACTAGTTTTGTGGCCTAAACACCATGAACACAATTGCCTATCTGTTTTGGCCTACTATGTACATTGCTTACTCACCTTAAGCTTCTCCTATACTCCTCTGCTTATTATGTGTCCAATTCCAccgttattttaaatatatttacacAAAAATACCTACACATATCTTGATTCCTTTCACCGGACTGCTGCTCAAAGTGTCAACATCGATATCGGTGATGCGGCTCATGTAGTCAGCTCCTACATTCTTAGTTCCTTTGATCACCTCCAGCCTGTACCTATAAGGTTGGAGTGCGAGAGCCCACCGCATAATCCTTCCGTTGGCAACTTTTGACTTTCTCAAGCAGGACAGTGGTTGGTGATCGGTTTCGATCACAAATTCGCGGCCATATAAAAATGCTTGGAAGCGTAGAATAGCCCAAATAATGGCTAAACATTCTTTTTCCATCACGGAATACGCTCTTTGACATTTGGTTAGCTTCTTGCTGATGTAGGCTACTGGAAATTTCTCACCAGCGTGTTCCTGCAGCAATACTGCCCCTATGCCCTTATCTGACGCATCGCTACGAAGAATGAATGTCTTCTGTAAGTGCGGCAAATGCAGTATTGGCGAGCTTGCCAACTTACACTTCAGCGCTTTGAAAGCTTCTTCTTGAGGATTTCCCCATCTAATTTTGTTAGGTTCTCCTTTCTTGGTGCAATCTGTCAATGGGCATGCTATGGCTGAGAAGTCTGGTATGAACTTCCTGTAATATCCCGCCAGTCCCAAGAAGGATCTGAGTTGAGTCTTGGTCTCTGGCCTGACAGCATTCTGGATTGCTTCGACCTTGTCCGGTTTTGGCTTCATGACTCCTCGTCCAACCATATGGCCTAAGAATTCCAATTCACTGAAACCAATGAAGCATTTTGACGGACGTGCTGTAAGATTTGCTCTTCTCAGTCTTCGGAATATTTCCTTTACTATCTTGATGTGTTCATCCCATGTTTATGTGTGAATGAGAATATCATCAATGTAGTTGTGGACTTTTTCCAGTCCTTGCAGTAAGATTCTCATCACTCGGCTAAATGTTGCCGCGCTGTTTACTAATCCGAATGGCATGACTTCAAATTTATACAGACCGTTATGAGTCACGAAAGTAGCATACTTCTTGGACTGTTCCTCCATAGGAATCTGCCAGTATCCTTTTGACAGGTCTATCTTCGAAAAGTAGTGATCTTCTGCAATTTGTGAGAAGATCTCTTCCTGATCTGCAACAGGTTCTGCATCAAATTCTGTCTTAGCATTAATCCGTCGCGTGTCACAACATACTCTGTATGTTCCATCAGGTTTTACTACCATAGTGAGTGGACAAGCATATGGACTTGTACTCTTGCTGATGATACCCATACTCAACATCATGTCGACTTCCTTCTGTACATCTTTCCTTAATGCATGAGGAATGGGATATGGTTTACATCTGACTGGTTCATCATCTGTCAACTGGATCACATGTTCTCCAAGATTGGTTCTTCCAGGGATATCTGTGAGAACATCTTTGAAGTTACCTAATATCCTTTTAACTTCCTTTTGTTGAAAGTCATCTAGTTCAGGACTCATTTTAACATCCTTTTCCGTTTCTTTCGGTGTCAGAGGTGGTAGATGCAGCAGCTCCTCATTAGTCATGCTAAAAGGTTCATGTGCAGCAACCTCATCATCTTTCTCCTCTTCTATGACTGCTGATGCTATCACTGAAAGTGCTCCCAGTTTCTCCTCTGATTCTGGAATGTCTTGCTCTCGTCGATAATACCTTTTCAACAAGTTCGCATGGAATGTTTGTTTCCTGCTTCCCATGTCTATTTGGTAGTTCATGACACTCAGTTTCTTTGTGATCTTGAAAGGACCTTTCCATTGCATCAACAATTTGTTGTGATCAGTGGGTAGTAGAAGAAGGACTTCATCTCCCTCCTTGAACGATCTCAGTCTAGCTTTCTTGTTGTATTGATGACGATACTTTTCTTTGGATTTACGCAACTCTTCCCGAGCTAGTTGACATGTTTTCTCCAATCTAtcttgaagatcaatgatgtacTGGTAAGTGGTTTTGGTTTCACTCTCATTACTTTGGTCTGTCCACAGTTCTCTAAGAATTGCCATTGGTCCTCTAACGTCTCGTCCATATAATAGCTCGAATGGTGAAAATGCTGTGCTCGACTGAGGAGTTTCACGATAGGCGAATAGTAATGGTGAAATGTATCTGTCCCAATCCTTCGGTCTTTCTTCACACATTTTCTTCAAACCGGACTTCAGGACGCCATTGTACCTTTCTACTAATCCATTACACATTGCATGATATGGCGTTGTGGTGAGAGACTTAATGGATAATAATCTGTTTACTTCTTGCATGACTCTAGAAGTAAATTGACTTCCTCTGTCTGTGAGAACTTGTTTTGGAATACCAAGCCTACTGTACATGTCAAGTAATGCCTCAGCTACCACTTCAGTTTCAATGGATTTGAGTGGAATAGCCTCGGGATATCTCGTGGCATAATCTACGAGTACGAGAATATATCGGTGACCTCTATCTGTTACAGGTTTGATAGGGCCTACAAGGTCAACGGCTACACGCTCAAAGGGAGTGTCTATTATAGGCATGTCGCCTAATGGCACTCTACTTACTCTTCCCTTGGGTATAGTTCTTTGACACATGTCACATGATTGGCAATATCTACGAATGTCGGCTCCAAGACCTGGCCAATAAAAGTTTGTCATTACCTTTTGACTAGTCTTTTTAGCTCCTTGATGTCCTCCTAAAATAGACTCATGTGCTATTTGGAGTACATGTCTTCTATATGTTAGTGGCACAACAACTTGACGGAATACATTTCCATATTCTACTTTTGGTGAAGTAAATTCGCGGTATAAGATACCCTTATCTAAGATATACTTGGTTTTACTACCATTTTTACCTTCTTTTACTTCGCCCGTTGTTGCCATTTCTCTTGGTTTAGATAATGTTGGATCCTCAAGCTGTTTTTTCTTCAGTAGTTCAGCTGTTACTGATCTTCATTTGCTGGAGTAGTAATCAACGGCTTTATTTGTTTTACCTTATTTAGGCGTTGGCTTCTCGTTTCTACAAGTGCGActtcattttggtgtttgtcagCTTTCTCATCTGGTTCCACTTCATTGACTTGTTCAACACTGTCTACCCGTACTTTTGGTTTAATATAGGAACTTGACTGATGAACTTCTTTCTCTGTAACAACTTGAACTTGTATTTTAGGTTTACCTGATTTCTTCTCTCTATCTTCTGTCTTATCTGTACTGTCAGTATGTCTGGTAGTCTTCTTGATCAGAGGACACTTACCTGAAGGTATTGCAGTCTTTATGTCCCTCTGGTTGATCTTCTCTTCTAATTTCCACGTTACATCTGGATCAGCTGGTTCACGGACTCCTTCTGTTTCTCCAAGTACTAGTGGGTATACTGGGTTTTCAACAACATATGCTAACACCTTACCAACAAAATATGGAGTATCGATCTCGATTTCTGCTATGGGAAAACGTCTTACCATTCTGTCTATAAGTAAAACTGTTTTTACTTTACCTGTGAACTGTGACTCCTTCACCAGACTCTTCTTTATCACCACACCATCACAACCTGAATCACGTAGAAGTTTGACTTGTCGTTTTCCAACTAGTCCATCTACAATATACCTTTCACTTTTTGGTTGAGGGTGGCATGCAGCTGTCATTGCGGGTAATTCCTGGCCATTCTCAATACTATATACATTGTGTCCAGGAAACATGTTACTTTGATCTGCGGTCATCATGAGAAATGCAACTACGCCACAACTATCTGTACTGTTAGACTCTTCTTCCTCACCTTGTCCAAATAGGGCATTTAAGTGTTGCCTCTTATAACAGTCTCGAGCAATGTGATTCGACCTTCCACATATGTAACAACCCGATCCTCTTGGTTTAGGTCGATCTTTGCCTTGTCTATATTGATTTGACTTACCACCTGAAGTTTCACCTGTTTTAGATCCTACGGTACTATAAGGTTTTTTGACAAAAGGCTGTTTTGTATTCTTACCTTTCTGTGCACCAGAAGGACCCCACTAACTATGATGAGCTTTTAAGTAGTGGTCAGCAAGTTCAGATACTGTCTCAATATCTTTGGGTTCCCTTTCTCGAATGAACATTGCCATGTCTTTGGGAATACTATGAAGGAATTGATCCGAACTATGAAATCAATGAATCCTACCTTTGAATTTTCACAGATTGAAAGATCTCTCCAACGGTCAAAATACTTGATAATACGCGCAGCGTATTGTACACCAGATTCCCCTTCTTCAGGTTTACAATTCTTGAATTTCTTTCTGaaaccctcttcattcaattcatatctattcaagaTAGCCAGTTTCAAAACGTCATAATCGCTAGCTTGAGTTTCACTCATTGAATAATATACTTCAAGACTTTTACCCGTTAGTAAAGCACTCAAGTTAACTGCCCAATGTTCCTTTCGCCATTCCTGAACAGTTGCATATCTTTCAAATCTATTTAAGTATGCATCTATATTGTCTTTGTTTTCATCAAAACATGGTAACCTTGGGACTTTGGCTTTAGCTCTATGGGTTTGGACACTTTGGGAATCATTAAATTCTCCACGACGTGTTTTAGACTCTTcaaacatgaatattaatgaggtcatgaaTACAAACGAGGTCATTAAGTCATGTGACCCCATTAGTattcatgatctcattaatatTGTTTTTACCTAATTAAAATCCAAGtcattaatatttaataaataaacattcctgtaacctcattaatgtacacaagtacattaatattcaacaaatatgtagaaattacatgaatattaatgaggtcatgaaTACCAATGAGGTCATTAATAGTCATGTGACCTCATTAGTattcatgatctcattaatacTGCTGTTACCTAATTAAAATccaagtcattaatattcattaattaataaacattcctgtaacctcattaatatacacaagTACATTAATATTCAACAGATATGTAGAAATTACATGAATATTATGAGGTAATGAATACCAATGAGGTCATTAATAGTCATGTGACCTCATTAGTattcatgatctcattaatacTGCTGTTACCTAATTAAAATCCAAGTCATTAATATTTATCAATTAATAAACATTCCTGTAACCTCATTAATGTACACAAGTACATTAATATTCGACAAATATGTAGaaattacatgaatattaatgaggtcatgaaTACCAATGAGGTCATTAATAGTCATGTGACCTCATTAGTATTCATGGTCTCATTAATACTGCTGTTACCTAATTAAAATccaagtcattaatattcattaattaataaacattcctgtaacctcattaatatacacaagtacattaatattcaacagatatgtagaaattacatgaatattaatgaggtcatgaaTACCAATGAGGTCATTAATAGTCATGTGACCTCATTAGTATTCTTGATCTCATTAATACTGCTGTTACCTAATTAAAATccaagtcattaatattcatcaaTTAATAAACATTCCTGTAACCTCATTAACATACACAAGTACATTAATATCTATCTTGTATTCCCCTGTACATGGTGCACATGCAAATCATTAATAAACCGAGAACTAGCGATGGATTTGAACCATCCAATCTCAATGTTGAGATTGCTACCCGAGTCTAGATTTTTGGTGTACTATACATTTGCGTGTTATCCatgttaattttaaaaacaatacatgAATAGGCTTTCAAGAGAAAACTTTATTATTTCACCCTGCAATTTACAGTGGTAATTATGTAGATACACGTACACATGTAGGTTCATTGCATCGTGGCGTAAATAGTGACATTCACTTTTTAAGTGGTGCACCTGAAACAAAAGGTGGAAAGTccggaattgattgattgattgattgattgattgattgattgattgattgattgattgattgattgattgattgattgattgattgattgattgattgattgattgattgattgatcgatcgatcgatcgatcgatcgatcgatcgatcgatcgatcgatcgatcgatcgatcgattgattgattggtcgATATGGCTCTTTTTCGATCTATCAAAGGCCTTTGATCGTGTTCCCCACCACCCACTCCTTCGGAAACTTGGTGCTGTTGGGTTAACAGGTCCTATTCTCTCCTGGCTCAAATCCTATCTCTCTAATAGATCCAAGCTGGTTGACTCTGACCCTGTCTCTGTTATTTCTGATGTACCCCGTGGCTCTATCCTTGGGCCTATACATTTTCTTGTCTATATCAATGATCTTTACTTCTCTAACTTTTCTTCTAATAGCTCTCTGATTCTATTTGCTGATGATACTACTCTCTATAAGCCTCTTTCTCATTCTTCTGACCTGTCTGACTTCCAGGCTGATATCAACACCATCCACGGATGGTTCATTAACAACCATCTCTCTGCCAATGCTTCCAATATAAAGGCCATGGTTATTACCACCAAAAAGGACCTCTACCCGGACATGCAACTTTACCTTGGCAACCAAGTTATTCAGAGGGTGTCCTCGGCGAAATTCCTTAGGATTTTGATCTCTGAAAGCCTGTCTGAAATTCTCTCTTGGTTTCTTTACAACAACCATATATGTATAAAACAAATCTCGTCGCACAATTCGTTTTATCCATAGGGTTTTCTCCAGTGCTCCCATTTGCACCCGTCGCATCTTTATCTTGCGATTGTTCGCCCAATCCTGGAATATGGTAGTGTCACATGGCATCCCTTAGACACTACCCTGACCAAccgccttgatgtttgttgcagCGTTTCGCCGCCAAGGTTATCTTGCAGTCCTGGAATCGCAGCCACGAGGACCTTCTCCAGGAGTCTGACCTTCCCTTGCTCTCCAGGGACTATGCTACTATCTGTCATCTGTATAAGATCCTCCATCATTTTTCCTCCTCTCCTAACCCTTACGCAACCCTCATACTGGCCTTAACTCCGTAATCTGaactagccctactatagggccttttaaacacactatatccgagaaccgctaaaacccactaaccgttCCACCCGAggaattagcagtcactgggtttagcagttctctgggcagtggcgtgcgcaaaggggggacAGGGGGGGGGCACTGCCccacacttttgttggtcattcggaggATTCGGGGGGAAAAcgttaaaaacgtcaaaatttactcctaatcagactccattcggggaactgaacaacctcccccaagccccccccccacacacacacacacactttcaatgtgctgcgcacgccactgtctctggatatagccaggttttatgatatagcatggttttggatcaatCGGATAGGAACGTTTtcgcgtattttttgtgggacctgagagcacatcggacataccgaattgcaattcgataagtctgatgtgctcttagggcCACAAAAAAAAACTGTGTAAAAGTTTAACTTCAAAAATTCCTAGTCCTTAACGACAAGACCAAGTTCTTTGGTTATAtgccagtcaaattaagaaaaataaggggttaagCCAGCACTATATTAAATTACAAcaaaatccatttaatcaccattcattttagaaaagcatattaaataaggggctgtgcaataggcctataattatgagctctggtgggagggtaaaattggggggatttttggcgagccgaaggggggaagcgatttttggcaaacattcatgggggtgccttttaaataaaccactctaaaaaggcttcagaaaacggtacggaaacgctttatgcaaattttcctgctcgctgcactcgcaacatgtaggcctattaaggtttcacacaccatatatcaaaaattcaaacaattgtgataaatagcacatatgaggaaattaatttttcgacatggatgtttgccaaaattgaacaactttcatgcgcgcgcttttc
Proteins encoded:
- the LOC140160446 gene encoding uncharacterized protein, whose protein sequence is MATTGEVKEGKNGSKTKYILDKGILYREFTSPKVEYGNVFRQVVVPLTYRRHVLQIAHESILGGHQGAKKTSQKVMTNFYWPGLGADIRRYCQSCDMCQRTIPKGRVSRVPLGDMPIIDTPFERVAVDLVGPIKPVTDRGHRYILVLVDYATRYPEAIPLKSIETEVVAEALLDMYSRLGIPKQVLTDRGSQFTSRVMQEVNRLLSIKSLTTTPYHAMCNGLVERYNGVLKSGLKKMCEERPKDWDRYISPLLFAYRETPQSSTAFSPFELLYGRDVRGPMAILRELWTDQSNESETKTTYQYIIDLQDRLEKTCQLAREELRKSKEKYRHQYNKKARLRSFKEGDEVLLLLPTDHNKLLMQWKGPFKITKKLSVMNYQIDMGSRKQTFHANLLKRYYRREQDIPESEEKLGALSVIASAVIEEEKDDEVAAHEPFSMTNEELLHLPPLTPKETEKDVKMSPELDDFQQKEVKRILGNFKDVLTDIPGRTNLGEHVIQLTDDEPVRCKPYPIPHALRKDVQKEVDMMLSMGIISKSTSPYACPLTMVVKPDGTYRVCCDTRRINAKTEFDAEPVADQEEIFSQIAEDHYFSKIDLSKGYWQIPMEEQSKKYATFVTHNGLYKFEVMPFGLVNSAATFSRVMRILLQGLEKVHNYIDDILIHT